The following are encoded in a window of Platichthys flesus chromosome 19, fPlaFle2.1, whole genome shotgun sequence genomic DNA:
- the zmiz2 gene encoding zinc finger MIZ domain-containing protein 2 isoform X2 — protein sequence MNHLNSMKPSLPPNPQSDGPYLNDPVSWQPGTNQHPGSLSVVTTVWGVTNPTHSQVFCAPMGPGESSGSHMMPGGSPGMGPGMGPGMASQFMGQQSYGDAVSKGYGHPLMYGRPNAGYNQPSAYGGSYSGNSGGAGLGVRPPSEFTQAAAAAVAAAAATATATATATVSAIQEKQHQELSYGQMGGASTYSTQFLSHSGPRGPQVMNPGGMVPSRPGLPPSAGGLYASHAAQAQKMAQHVGYPGGQQGLKRPYHSEGYPPQQYSSGGMSGYPNQPLQYPPGPQQRCAPSPSYPSSRVPFMGQYPSGPHNPAQFPPGAVQPNPPQYYKSEPFNGQGSLPTGGAGGYNAFTQAAVNGPGRGGVMPGYPVSPMGGNPTPPMTPGTTIPPYLSPGQDTKPPYLPPDTKPNISTLQPSTGNPSDDLRLTFPVRDGVVLEPFRLEHNLAVSNHAFQLRDSVYKTLMLRPDLELQFKCYHHEDRQMNTNWPASVQVSILTFSLVSVNATPLSIERGDNKTSHKPLYLKQVCQPGRNTVQITVTACCCSHLFVLQLVHRPSVRSVLQGLMKKRLLPAEHCITKIKRNFSSGTIPGTPGLNGEDGVEQTAIKVSLKCPITFRRIQLPARGHDCRHIQCFDLESYLQLNCERGTWRCPVCNKTALLEGLEVDQYMLGILVYIQNSDYEEITIDPVCGWRPVPIKPDLHIKEEPDGPVLKRCRTVSPSHMVLPNVMEMIAALGPASSPYQSLTAGGRSTPDYNRPGSQGFSSQTGFTDFPNTPGTPTLGEYASASGPPPLLPYQSDQVPHPGRMEHSQHILQQHSSSVHGNQGLCDTGSPLSQRNTNTQNPRMQSEGSFGLGGQGAPGGEGADHALDLLPELTNPDELLSYLGPPDLPNNSSEDLLSLFENN from the exons ATGAACCACCTCAACTCCATGAAACCCTCCCTGCCTCCCAATCCACAaag TGACGGCCCCTATCTAAATGACCCAGTCTCCTGGCAACCAGGCACCAATCAGCACCCAGGATCTCTCTCTGTAGTAACCACAGTGTGGGGTGTGACCAatcccacacacagtcag GTGTTCTGTGCACCCATGGGTCCAGGTGAAAGTTCTGGCAGTCACATGATGCCTGGTGGCAGCCCTGGTATGGGCCCTGGTATGGGCCCTGGCATGGCCTCCCAGTTTATGGGACAACAGTCATATGGCGACGCTGTATCTAAAGGCTACGGTCACCCACTGATGTATGGACGCCCCAACGCCGGCTACAACCAACCCTCGGCCTATGGTGGAAG TTACTCTGGTAACAGTGGAGGTGCCGGTCTGGGCGTGCGTCCTCCCTCAGAATTCACTCaggctgctgccgccgctgttgctgccgccgccgccacaGCAACTGCAACTGCCACAGCAACTGTTTCAGCAATACAGGAAAAACAGCATCAGGAGCTGAGCTATGGACAG ATGGGTGGAGCATCAACTTACAGCACCCAGTTCCTATCCCATTCGGGCCCCCGTGGCCCTCAAGTGATGAACCCTGGTGGGATGGTCCCTTCCAGGCCTGGACTTCCACCCTCCGCTGGGGGCTTATATGCCTCTCACGCTGCACAGGCACAGAAGATGGCCCAGCATGTGGGCTATCCTGGTGGACAGCAGGGTCTCAAACGGCCTTACCATTCAGAG ggttaTCCACCACAGCAGTACAGCTCTGGTGGGATGTCGGGATACCCCAACCAGCCTCTGCAGTACCCCCCCGGCCCACAGCAGAGATGTGCCCCCTCACCCTCTTACCCATCCAGCCGGGTGCCTTTTATGGGACAGTACCCTTCTGGACCACACAACCCAGCACAGTTCCCTCCTGGAGCAGTTCAGCCTAATCCTCCACAGTATTATAAG TCGGAGCCGTTCAATGGTCAGGGCAGCCTGCcaacaggaggagcagggggataCAATGCCTTCACACAGGCCGCAGTGAACGGG CCAGGTCGGGGTGGAGTGATGCCCGGGTATCCCGTCTCACCGATGGGAGggaaccccacccccccaatgACACCTGGCACTACCATACCCCCCTACCTATCCCCAGGCCAGGACACAAAACCACCCTACCTTCCACCAGACACCAAACCCAACATCAGCACCCTGCAGCCCTCTACAG GTAACCCCAGTGATGACCTGCGGCTGACTTTCCCGGTACGAGACGGTGTCGTGTTAGAGCCGTTCAGACTAGAGCACAACCTGGCCGTCAGTAACCATGCCTTCCAGCTCAGAGACTCCGTCTACAAAACACTCATGTTGAG ACCTGACCTGGAGCTGCAGTTTAAGTGCTACCACCACGAGGACAGACAAATGAACACTAACTGGCCTGCCTCTGTGCAAGTGAGCATCCTCACTTTTTCTTTG GTTAGTGTCAATGCAACCCCTTTGTCCATTGAGCGAGGGGACAACAAAACCTCCCACAAGCCTCTGTACCTAAAGCAAGTGTGTCAGCCAGGACGTAACACAGTACAGATCACAGTAACCGCATGCTGTTGT TCCCACCTGTTTGTCTTACAGCTGGTCCACCGGCCGTCTGTCAGGTCTGTCCTGCAGGGTTTGATGAAAAAGAGACTGCTGCCGGCTGAGCACTGCATCACAAAGA TCAAGAGAAACTTCAGCAGTGGCACTATCCCCGGGACCCCCGGTCTGAACGGTGAGGACGGTGTGGAGCAGACGGCAATCAAAGTCTCTCTCAAATGCCCGATCACATTTAGACGAATCCAGCTGCCAGCCAGAGGTCATGACTGCAGACACATACAG TGTTTTGACCTGGAGTCCTATTTGCAACTCAATTGTGAAAGAGGGACCTGGAGGTGTCCTGTGTGCAA TAAAACCGCTTTGCTTGAGGGGCTGGAGGTCGACCAGTACATGCTTGGTATTCTTGTCTATATCCAGAA cTCTGACTATGAGGAGATCACCATAGACCCAGTGTGTGGTTGGAGACCAGTGCCCATCAAACCAGACCTGCACATAAAAGAGGAGCCTGATGGTCCAGTGCTGAAGCGCTGCCGCACAGTCAGCCCGAGCCACATGGTGTTGCCCAACGTCATGGAAATGATCGCAGCTCTGGGCCCTGCGTCCTCTCCATACCAGAGTCTgacagcaggaggcaggagcaCCCCCGACTACAACAGGCCAG GGAGCCAGGGATTCTCCAGCCAAACAGGGTTTACAGACTTCCCCAACACTCCTGGCACCCCGACACTGGGAGAGTATGCTTCTGCCTCCGGGCCACCACCTCTGCTCCCCTATCAGTCTGACCAG GTCCCTCATCCTGGACGAATGGAACACTCCCAGCAtatcctgcagcagcacagctccAGTGTTCATGGTAACCAGGGTCTCTGTGACACCGGCAGCCCGCTGTCGCAGCGGAACACCAATACCCAGAACCCCCGGATGCAGAGCGAAGGCTCCTTTGGTCTGGGAGGCCAAGGAGcacctggaggagagggagccgATCATGCACTAGAT CTTCTTCCTGAGCTGACCAATCCGGACGAGCTGCTGTCCTATCTGGGTCCCCCCGACCTCCCTAACAACAGCAGCGAagacctcctctctctgttcgAGAACAATTGA